In the genome of Labrus bergylta chromosome 7, fLabBer1.1, whole genome shotgun sequence, the window TGACGGGGGAACCGGTCACTCTGAAATGTAACCACCAGTTCTGCCAGCGATGTATCGGTGATTTGTGGAGTGTAACCCCGAACGGGCCGTACCACTGTCCGGAGTGGAGGTGTAAAACTGTGTATCAGACTCTTCCGTTTCAGGACAGTTTGACACCAAACAGCAGCCGACGAGCCAAACCTCGCAGCACAGCAGGTAACTcgaaacattattattattattattattattattattattattattattattattattgttattattattattatgattattattttatttttattattacctGGTAAACTAACGCTGGCTTTGTAACCTTATGACGGGGGTCAAAAGTGACGTTGTGACGTGATGTATTTAAGCAGGATATAAACATTTCAATATTGTCATTTGGTTTCTACTTACTTTGTAAccttttggtatttttttttaaatttaatttaccataataataaagtaataaaaaaaaaaatatggttaATATGGCTAATATCAATTGAAAATGCCATTTTATCCAGGCCCATCCGGTGTTAGGAAAATCTAATCTGAGAGCTAAGATATATGCTTCCAATGACCTTATTGAGTGGATCAGAGAAATGCAATTTCAACAAATCACAAAGCTAGTTCGTGACATGCTTCACTTTCAGTCTGAATTTACAGCCGAGTGTAAACATGCTGGACAAAGTGCAGCTTGAGGTTGTTTGAATTATTGTCTCAATACTGCAAAGCCCACCTTCCTGCACTgaccagttttttttatgtttgtgttcttttttttttttttttgtaaggctCATCCAGTAATGATGACCAGAACACATTCAGCTCACTACTGGGGAGGCCCTCAATCACCAGCCGACTCCTTGGGAAGAGAAAGGCCAGCACCCCTGCACCAGAGCAACCTGACACAAAGCGATCCACTGTGGAAGCTCCCCGTGAGTTTCGCAACGACACAGAGACTCCCTCTACTTCCTCTTCTGGTGAAACTGATGTAGCAAGATCCAAGAAGGCAGTGTGGCCTGTATCTTCACAGTCTGAGCAGGGGGATGGGACATCTTCAAGTGTCAACTCTGACAGCAAGGGAGGGCCTTCACTTCACACCCCAATACTGCAGAACAAGCataaaccagaagaagaaatcGTATTAGATGATTCTGACACCTCCAACGAGCTAGATGTATGTGATTCACCTCTTGCAACTCCTCAGAAAGACACACATGTGACAGGAATTCAAGCATATCCAAAGAAACCTGCCAACTCTGATTCCTTCCCTGGGGTCTCAACTCCAAGTACAGAAAAGCCTCTGGAGAAAAATGTCAGCAAATTGTCTCCAGTATTTGCAAAACATCCTGCAACTGCTCCGGGATCTCCAGGTTGGGTTGGCGTCTTACCCAGGTTGGAGAGCAGAAATACTGGCCCTGTGCGCTGCCATTATTGCCCAAAAACTGGGTATCAGTCCGCTGTGAAGACCTGTCTGGTGTGTGGTGCTTCCATGTGTAAGGAGCACCTGCGACCCCATCTGGACTCCCCTGTCTTCCAGAATCACACCCTGGTTCCTCCCATGGACGACATTTCTTCCTGGAGGTGTCATGAGCACCAAGAGATCAACCGTATCTACTGTCGGCagtgtgcggtgtgtgtgtgcacagtgtGTACTGTCATAGGCTCACACCGCGACCACGTCTGCATCAGCAtcagggaggcagagagagagctgagggtGGGCGGTAACTTTACAGCACCTTACATACGAAAGATACAAAGTTACTGCTGCTCTAGTTCTGAATGATGTAAActagcaacaaaaaaagtgctttttcatttatttattttttgaattgTGTGCTCCTTTCTCCAGGGGAACCTGAAG includes:
- the si:dkey-29p10.4 gene encoding tripartite motif-containing protein 14, with translation MGASLDTPARCPLCNELTGEPVTLKCNHQFCQRCIGDLWSVTPNGPYHCPEWRCKTVYQTLPFQDSLTPNSSRRAKPRSTAGSSSNDDQNTFSSLLGRPSITSRLLGKRKASTPAPEQPDTKRSTVEAPREFRNDTETPSTSSSGETDVARSKKAVWPVSSQSEQGDGTSSSVNSDSKGGPSLHTPILQNKHKPEEEIVLDDSDTSNELDVCDSPLATPQKDTHVTGIQAYPKKPANSDSFPGVSTPSTEKPLEKNVSKLSPVFAKHPATAPGSPGWVGVLPRLESRNTGPVRCHYCPKTGYQSAVKTCLVCGASMCKEHLRPHLDSPVFQNHTLVPPMDDISSWRCHEHQEINRIYCRQCAVCVCTVCTVIGSHRDHVCISIREAERELRGNLKEEIKQLQESEEEVKNKVSELTQKKETFKVVLSEARAGVQQQYGAIREALDQEEQSTLNCVSKEERRVIGGLEEKLGHLQSSLQSIQQGLHTLEGLADAKGDERIQDQAFIMEYCKVAQLASSIGSCVDQLGAPEEVDGARLNCLQRWTEKRLDTVVITLPGTDRDRYRLLYGTVPLLDADTAHPKLQLSDNNRKVMYSDAQQVFTEHEARFSSFPQVLSSCSLERGRWYWEVKVSVDEGRWKVGLCEGQIERKGQKDNSRLGFNSCSWCLACDRKKVEALHNKAAVPVDADELQRVGVFLDLEEGAVSFFNVTPGGRLALMHSFKHKFTEPLYPAFSVSKTSLAVCDLFQS